From Strix aluco isolate bStrAlu1 chromosome 5, bStrAlu1.hap1, whole genome shotgun sequence:
CCTCACTGCCTGCGGCTGGGAGCTTTTCTCCAAGGAGCCATTGCTGCCGCTGAAATCCTGAAGGATTCGCAGGCTCAGCTTTTTGGGGCCAGCCAGCATGGGGCTGCCTGATGGGACACCGGAGGCTTTTGCATCGCAGACACAGGGCCTGCGGGCTGCGGGGAGAGCCAAATCCATCGCCACGTGCACCAAGAGGGCCAAgagcaggagaaagaggaggcTGACTTtaaatttcctttggaaaagccTTTGCAGCCGGCACCGCATCCTTCCTCACCCAACACTCTCAGCAAGGGGTGGGCACCCACCTGGGGCTAAAAAAGAGTTGGtgcagccacagcctctgcaaAAATAGGAGAGAGGTGTCCTGGATTTAGAGCATCACAGCAAAAGAGCGACCGGTGCAAGGGTAGATTCGCAGGAAAGATCTGTCACTGCAGCACCTCGTGGGGTGACactgccaggctggcagcaggatGGGTCTGGAGTTTGCAGCGGGGTTTATCATCACTGATAAGAGGTGAGTTGGCACCGCCAAGGTTAGCATGAACAGGGCAAGTTCCAAATCAATAGCCACAAGGTTGGCTCAGGGACAGCGATGACTGCAGATAACCCCTGCACCACCCTGTCCCTCTGTGCTGTCACCTGCACGGGGCTGCAGAACGTTTCTTGGTATACAGGGCGTTAAAGTGGTTCTACACCTCTGCAGCACCCACTTTGCCCAGCACTACACAGCCCTATTCCTCACGTCCATCATATCTGCACACTTGTAATCCAGGAGAGTTTTTGTCCTGATGCTCAGCCAGAGCAGTTTTATCACCTACCCCCATCCATTCAAAATCACTCATACTCAACCCCCCTTCCAAAAACCACTCAAGTTGGGTAAAACAAAGGGAATGTGAGTATCAGCATCACTGGGAGGGGAAAAGCTGGGCTGGCAGTGTAAGGGAGGGCTGCCAGGCAGGTGAGGTTCACGGGCAGGGATGCTCCCAGGGCCTCTGGAGCAGGCAGGAGTGGGGATGCTGCCTGCTGCCTTGGGCATCAGCATGGAGGAGCAGTGGGACCCACTGAGCCCTGGGTCGGACTGGCAGCTTGTAGAGGGGAAGGGCAGCCCATTTTTACAAGAAATTAACTTTTCCAGTGACACCCAGGGACACAGAGCCGGGCCGCGTGGGCAAAAACGGTTGGTGACTTCTAGGGAGGGAACTTTTGTTTTTTTGCTAAAGGGCAGAGAAGCACAGAACTACCCGCAAGAAGCCTGGGGCCTTGGGTACAGAGTCCGAAGCGCTGTTTTTTGTCTTTGCGATTTCCCAAAGGATGCAGAGAACATGTGAAATCCCATCCATCACGCGGTCCTTCCTCACTGTGTGATATACCAGCAGCCAGGCTGGACATCCTCGCTCCAAGCCAGGGAGGGTATGATGAGTGGCGGGCAGGAGGGGGTACGCTGGAGACCCCCTCCTCTGCTGCCATCCCTGCACTACCGTCTCGCTCGTGCTGCCCTCTCTGCACGGTCCTGTGCCGGCTCCGTCCGTGGTGGGCTCGGCCCCCGCCCAGGCAGTGCGGCGAGAACGCAGTGTTCCCGGTGTTCTCCGCTCGTGACAGTTGCCTGGAAACCGCCTCCGGCTGACACCATCAGCCGCCCCAGATTCAGCCAGCCCCGTGTTCACTTCCCCGCGCCTTGCGCTAACAAGATGGCCGATGGGAGCCGGGGCgaatggggaggaggaggaggagagctttCCAGCCCGGCTGGCGAGCTCAAAGCCCCGCAGAAGGAGCTGGGTGGAGGGGAGCAGATGGCTTCCCCGGGGAAGGGAACACGGCGTCTTGCTCTGGGAGGTTTGCTGGATCCAGTCCGGACATACGGCTTGGAAAGAAGGCACCTAGGAGGGGCTGGAGCTGGAACACGGGATCGTTAGGTCATTGCTTAGCAAAAACCAACATCAACAAAAACCATGTGCTAACCACTTGCATCAGAGGAGCTGGGCTTGGCTcccagagcagggccacagatTTCTTTATTCCAGAGCCAGCCCTGGGAGACCAAGGGGAGAGGGACACCACCCAAGGGGGATAGAAACCTCCCTTCCATACCCTAGAGCcagatggggacagggaccctgTGGGCTGAAGCCACCCTACTGACCAGGAGTCCCATCCCCTGGCTAGGGGAGCTTGCAATCCTACCCCCTGTCCCAATTTAGCATCCCACTGGAAAGTGAAGGCAGGGGAGATTAGatagggcatttgccaccattaGCACTTTAATGCCAGCATTAAATATTAACCAAAAGATTTTTCAGCAAGTCAGACACGAGCCCGCAGCAACTGGGAAGAGCTGGAGAGCTTCAAAGCCTGCCCCGATCGCCTGACAGCATGTCGATGTACCTTGTTGCCATGACATCATTGCAGAGAAGCAGTTGAGTTTGcacctctttcttcccatctcCCCCCGCCAGCTCTTCCTCCATCTTCCCAgcaccttccccccttcccagCAGGTTCAAGTCACCCTtggggcagaggaggagctgTACATCCGAGGACACTTCCACTGCTGGCACCAAGTCAGGGCTCCCCGGCAGCTGATAATGATGTTGCCCGTCTCCCCTCAGCAGGGATGGATGAAGTCATGAAGCAGCCCTCTGAGCTGCTATTGGAGCTTTCCGGGACAGGCGGACAGAAAGGGTCCTTTTGGCTGGCACCGATGCATCACCCTGCgtttttcatctccttttctaCGTCTGACTCAGCCTGATGCTTTGATGGGTAATGGCAGCAATATGCAGGGGGCAAGAAATGAGAGCGAGAGGAGAACACTATATCGAGTCACCTGTTGCCAACTTCCCcagctttctgctgaaaattCGCAAGGTAAAATCCTTCAGCAAGGGACTGTAGTTTTATAGTCAGAAGCAGATAGGCCCTAGAAGCTCCAAAGCATCAGCCACAGAGGGGTCTCTTGCAGGAAAACACAGGACAAGGGACCATCTCCGATCCATGAACCATACTCCCCTGAAAATTACAGGTGTGCTCAAAAATGGCCAGTTTCACAGCAAGAGGAGGGTGAAAGTCTTTCTTCTAACACACAAGGGCCAGCACAGCATGGCTCAACTTGCAACGGGCAGGAAAATTGGTCTGTCTTATTGAACACTTGCCTCAGAGAAGGGGCCTCATGCACAGCTGAATTTTGGGAAGCTGAGGTTTGTGCTTTTGCGTATGCCACCAATGACGGGCATGCAAACCAGCTAAGATGGTTTGGCTTCTTCATGGCAACTTGTGGGAAAGCTGTTACCCTTGGAAACAAAAATAGCTTGCCGCTCTCCTGTGAGCCACCTTGCACTTACCTTGGGGGAGTTACAGTGTGGGAGCTGACGTGCTGCAAATTCACACCTAGCTCACCTCAATCTGTTTGCAGGCTCAGGCTTCAAGAAGGCTGGGGAGCAGTCAACATTCGCTTCTGGCCGATGCGGGTCATGGAGACATTAGCTTGGGTCAGCTGGTGGCCAAAGAGATAACAAACTGGCAGCGAGGCCAAAAGATTGTGTGCTGAGGTAAGCAGCTCCCTGTGATCATCTGCAGGTCACCGCGACCCTGCAGAGATGCCCATGACCAGCATGTCTGTGCATATGCGCACAGCAGTTAATTATTCATTAGCGTGAAAGAGGCACAATTAAAGCAACTATGGTATGGCTGAGGGTATCGTCATGCTCCAACACAAGGCATTCCAAAGACACTGGCTTTACCTTCTCCTCTGAACATACAGGAGGTAGAAAGTTgtggaagagaaaataatcttttccacCTCCCAGCTGCAGAAAGTGCCAGTCAGCAGTGCTATCTTCCTGTAAAGGCAGCCAGCTGAAGTGAGACAGAGTAACCACACCAAGAGAGAGCTCAAAGGATTTGGACTCTTCTACACTGCACAGCGATCCTGACGCTGTGGCCCACTGCACCAGGCAGGTATCATGTTACCAACTACTTTATGATACCAGTTATGTGTCCCCTCCTGCCTTGTAATTCCCTTCCACCTGATCAATAAGGAATTAGGTGAGAGGACATCGAGTGCAGCCAGCACAGATGGTccaaatttgaaataatttctagtTGTCTTCATACTACTCTAATTCCTGGCTTATAGAAGAGCTCCTGACATGATAAAATAGAGGAAGGACATCTCTAGCATCACACTGAGGTCCAGAGAAGGAACAAAAGGAATTGTCCCTCCACCAGTTTGATCCATCCCAGACACTAATGCAGAAAGGTCCTTTGAAATTGAACTATGGACTAGAGCAAGGCCTTTCATAAAGCACAAGGTGCCAGTGGTACAGCTGGCAACATTCTGagaaaaaactctgaaaaaccaAGGAAGCCAGAGATACAAGACCCCAAAGGTCAGAGCAGAGGCACACTGGCTGGGCAGAGGACACAGCTACGCTCCCTTGCTGCTACTGCTTAAGACAGCTGTGTGACCTGAGGACTTTGGCCAACAGCACTGTGGGCCTGGGAACCTTCCTCAGCATTGTGGCTTGCACTGGTGAAAGGAATTGAGCAGGGAGGGTGAGAGCACATCTGGTACCTACAAGTCACCCAGGAAGCATGCAGGATGGAGACTTGTCACCATCCTCCACCTGAGCTACACCACTGCTTGCTTACTTCCATGTTTCCTGAACTACTTCTCCTTCTTACCGTCCGCTTtggaattttcattttagaacacagagagaaagggacattttactgaatttttattgtaaaaacaCAGTTCCCCAGTTTTATATAAATAAGCCATATATGTAACATACAATTATGTTCATTTCATCCTCCAACactgacagctttaaaaaatgaaacaggcTAAAAGAATGCAAGTCCAAAAAGACATTAGGCTTCTGATGACCAAGTGATATCTCACATGGAGCCTCCTTCCTCTACCAGCCTCCAAACAAGATGCTGAAAGTACACAGCACTTGCAACACCCCCAAGAACTGACAGGGAAGCATTTGAGCCTTATGAAGAGCTCTCACCCACTCCCCAGGCATCGTCAGCCGCCTGTGTTTTCATGCTATCTCAGTGTGCGGTGGGTGAGAAAGGAGGGGGCAGTTTGCATAGCAACCTCCTACACCCAGGCAGCTCAGCTGTTGTACCCTCCCAAAACAAGCAGGGAAGGGCAAGCCGAGTCTGCTTTCTTGGGGCCAACACCTCCACAGGCGGCCTGAAGGGAGACCCTTGGCACTGCCAGTTCTGTACTGACATCTtagaagggggagaaagaaggTATTCTCGGCATTCAGAGAGAGGAGAGACAGGTGCTGGTCAGAGCCATACCACATGGTAGTGGGGAAGGCAGAGAAGAGAGGACATGATGTGGAACaagtgggagggaaaaaaaaaaaaaacacaaaccatagGGCTAAATAGCGCCTTTCCTCTTTCGCTTCCTCCTCCTAGCGCTGCTGTACACTCTGCAGTGTGTCGTGCGATTACCTATTCCCCACCTCCTTCCTGCTTCGGCTCAAACACCAAAGAAAGAGCCACAGACAGATAAGAAATCCCACGAGCAAGGACAGGACAGCTTAGCAAGTTTATACGCACAGACACACCAACTATAGGTATCCCACAGAACTGTTAcatcagtatgaaaaaaaaaaatcttgacgtttaactattaaaaataaagcccCACCTCCAGATTGTACAAAATCTGtcaagagaaggaagaaatctCTTGTATGCAGCAAGTCTGGAACCCGGCCAGATGTCAGGAGCACTTCCAGACACACACGGCCAGGCTGCCACCAAAGAACATGTACAGCAGATTCTTCACCTCGTGAGTGATCTCAAAGCCAAAACCTTCCCCAATCACCACATGCCAGGAGGACCCAAATTTCTTGTCCATCATCTCTTTGATCATCTTGGCAGCACTCTGGAGAATGTTAAGAAGGAGAGTATAGGGTGAGACGGAGAAAGCAGGGAGGTTTTATGCAAATATCCCCCTAGTCTCTTCTCCCTTTAATAGACAACTCAAGCCATGGGCAACAGGTATAGCAGCTGCACTGCAGGAACTGGGAGCTCCCCAGAGCTATGCCCAGAGGTAAAACAGGTCTCTGTTTTCAGCAGCCCCCAACACAGCATCTAGAAGAAATTAAAGAACTGCATCTAGCAATCACTTCTCTCATTCACATCGTCTGAAGCAAGAGTTCTGGTTTAGATGCTGATGGAGTTATGCTGGGTGCAGTGAGCATGAGAGGAGATTCAGGTCACTAAGCTGTGGCTATTTTTACAGGAGtcaatttttttctccagctaATTACCAAAACACTGAAACTAGGCTGACTTTTAAAAGGCTTGCTTCTCCGAGATCACACCCTGCTTGATctgaaaaagcagagaggaagattTTGCACTACATGCAGTGTCTCAGGAAAGATAGGACAGAAGGAATCTCTGGCTTCATAGCTCTGCTTTGCTCCAACACAAAACTGCTCCAGCAACAAGCAGTCTGCCCTGCCCACAGTGCAAGGTGTGTTTTCCTTTATTGTCGGCTCTCAAAGTTAAGGGCAACCTTTCCAAAGACCATAACTTCTGCATCACCCCTCATTTATATGGTCTCAGCAATTTCATTCAGGAGGCTGAAAACCAAGAGGGAAAACTTAACAGACTGCACCTAAAGGTTCAAAGGCTTTCATGTACTCATCCCCAAAACAAGAGTCTCCACACAGTTCTGAGCCAAGCCCTCTGGACACGGGGCATTTTACAAACAGAGTGGAAGCATGTCACAGGCAAGACAGGATCAGGAAGGAGGTAAGGTTTGGGAGGCAGCATTGCTACTAATCTCTGCTTCCTGCAGGAAAGCAAAGTGCTGTTACGGATCCTGCTGACAAAGGGAACTGAATCTGAGATCTAGCCAGGCTCTTTGCCACCTTCTACCCTTCCTCGGTGCAGAAAGAGAGTAATAGGATGTCAGGATCTGACTCTAGTCTGCCCTGCACCCttagccctgctcctgctggttCCCTGGGCCACAGCAGCTGAAGGCTGGCCATTTTGGAA
This genomic window contains:
- the DNAL4 gene encoding dynein axonemal light chain 4: MADTGEGKKEEADYKRLHSFPLIRHTDMPEEMRVEAMELCVTACEKYATNNESAAKMIKEMMDKKFGSSWHVVIGEGFGFEITHEVKNLLYMFFGGSLAVCVWKCS